A stretch of Amycolatopsis balhimycina FH 1894 DNA encodes these proteins:
- the pcaG gene encoding protocatechuate 3,4-dioxygenase subunit alpha, with product MPRLLPTPSQTVGPYLSIGLPWPDGPHVVPEGTPGAFWIRGTVRDGNGDPVPDAMIETWQADPQGGFRHPDDPRGEAAGEFRGFGRCPTNPDGTYGILTLLPGVVPGEGGAPQARHIDVSVFARGLLNRVVTRIYFDDQDNSGDPVLATVPGERRGTLIATKTDDGYRFDVRLQGDGETVFFAL from the coding sequence ATGCCCAGGCTGCTGCCCACCCCTTCGCAGACCGTCGGCCCGTACCTGTCGATCGGGCTGCCCTGGCCCGACGGCCCGCACGTCGTGCCCGAAGGCACCCCCGGCGCGTTCTGGATCCGCGGCACGGTCCGCGACGGCAACGGCGACCCGGTCCCGGACGCCATGATCGAGACCTGGCAGGCCGACCCCCAGGGCGGGTTCCGCCACCCCGACGACCCGCGCGGCGAGGCGGCCGGCGAGTTCCGCGGCTTCGGCCGCTGCCCGACGAATCCCGACGGGACCTACGGGATCCTCACCCTGCTGCCGGGTGTGGTGCCCGGCGAGGGTGGTGCCCCGCAGGCGCGGCACATCGACGTGTCGGTGTTCGCGCGCGGCCTGCTGAACCGGGTCGTCACGCGGATCTACTTCGACGACCAGGACAACTCCGGGGACCCGGTGCTGGCGACGGTTCCCGGGGAGCGGCGCGGCACGCTGATCGCCACGAAGACCGACGACGGCTACCGCTTCGACGTGCGCCTCCAGGGCGACGGCGAGACGGTGTTCTTCGCGCTGTGA
- the pcaD gene encoding 3-oxoadipate enol-lactonase translates to MGAVRVHRVVEGPEDGPVVVLAGSLGSDLRMWEPQVAPLVERGYRVVRYDTRGHGGSPVPPPPYRLEDLGADVVALLDDLEVERAHLAGLSLGGMTVMWLGVHVPDRIASLVLCCTSAKLGPQSMWVERARKVRAEGTASVAEAGVGRWLTEPYAKSHPDVAEFLRAMIAAVPAEGYAACCELIGRMDQLDALPKITAPTLVIAGADDLATSPEEHSRPIAEAIPGARLEVVANASHLGSYEQPAEFTRLILEHLERT, encoded by the coding sequence GTGGGCGCCGTGCGCGTGCACCGCGTGGTCGAGGGCCCGGAGGACGGCCCGGTCGTGGTCTTGGCCGGCTCGCTGGGCAGCGACCTGCGCATGTGGGAGCCGCAGGTCGCGCCGCTGGTCGAACGCGGCTACCGGGTGGTGCGCTATGACACCCGTGGCCACGGCGGATCACCGGTGCCGCCCCCGCCGTACCGGCTGGAGGACCTCGGCGCCGACGTCGTGGCCCTGCTCGACGACCTGGAGGTCGAGCGCGCCCACCTGGCCGGGCTGTCGCTCGGCGGGATGACCGTCATGTGGCTCGGCGTGCACGTTCCGGACCGGATCGCGAGCCTGGTGCTGTGCTGCACGTCGGCGAAGCTGGGCCCGCAGTCGATGTGGGTGGAGCGCGCCCGCAAGGTTCGCGCGGAAGGCACGGCGTCGGTCGCGGAAGCCGGGGTCGGCCGGTGGCTGACGGAGCCGTACGCGAAGAGCCACCCGGACGTCGCGGAGTTCCTGCGGGCGATGATCGCCGCGGTCCCGGCCGAGGGGTACGCGGCGTGCTGCGAGCTCATCGGGCGGATGGACCAGCTGGACGCGTTGCCGAAGATCACCGCGCCGACGCTGGTCATCGCCGGCGCCGACGACCTGGCCACGTCGCCGGAGGAGCACTCCCGCCCGATCGCCGAGGCCATCCCCGGCGCGCGGCTGGAAGTGGTGGCGAACGCCTCGCACCTGGGCAGCTACGAGCAGCCCGCGGAGTTCACCCGGCTGATCCTCGAACACTTGGAGCGAACTTGA
- the pcaC gene encoding 4-carboxymuconolactone decarboxylase, with protein sequence MTNRHEDGMKVRREVLGDEHVDGAVAGTTEFSRPFQDYITEGAWGSVWARDGLDRRTRSCVTLAALTALHAHNELAMHVRAAVRNGLTAAEIGEVLLHTAVYAGAPAANAAFAIAQRTLAELGEPSALPADAG encoded by the coding sequence TTGACGAACCGGCACGAGGACGGCATGAAGGTGCGGCGCGAGGTGCTCGGCGACGAGCACGTCGACGGCGCGGTGGCGGGCACCACGGAGTTCAGCCGCCCGTTCCAGGACTACATCACCGAGGGCGCCTGGGGTTCGGTGTGGGCCCGTGACGGCCTCGACCGCCGGACGCGCAGCTGCGTGACGCTGGCGGCGCTCACCGCGCTGCACGCGCACAACGAGCTGGCGATGCACGTGCGGGCCGCGGTCCGCAACGGCCTGACGGCGGCGGAGATCGGCGAGGTCCTCCTGCACACGGCGGTCTACGCCGGGGCACCGGCGGCGAACGCGGCGTTCGCCATCGCGCAGCGCACCCTCGCCGAGCTCGGCGAGCCGAGCGCCCTGCCCGCCGACGCCGGATAA
- a CDS encoding IclR family transcriptional regulator domain-containing protein, whose translation MDSGRPIEAELDSEPAHRGAHHVQSLERGLAVIKAFHAGAAELTLSDVARATGLTRAAARRFLLTLTDLGYVRTDGKYFSLTARVLELGYSYLSSMTLPEVAQPHLERLSADVHESSSVSVLEGTDIVYVARVAVSRIMTVSINVGTRFPAYATSMGHVLLAGLSDAELEAYFVVASLDRLTERTVTAPGRLRAELAKVTTQGWAMVDQELEEGLRSVAAPIHNRKGRVVAAVNLSTHASRTTAESVEKNLVPPLLETARAIEADLAVGAPSRAHG comes from the coding sequence ATGGACTCGGGGAGGCCCATCGAAGCCGAGCTGGACAGCGAGCCGGCGCACCGCGGTGCCCACCACGTGCAGTCGCTGGAGCGCGGGCTGGCCGTGATCAAGGCGTTCCACGCGGGCGCGGCGGAGCTGACCCTGAGCGACGTCGCCCGCGCGACGGGCCTCACCCGCGCGGCGGCGCGGCGGTTCCTGCTGACCCTGACCGACCTCGGCTACGTCCGCACCGACGGCAAGTACTTCTCGCTCACGGCCCGGGTGCTGGAGCTGGGGTATTCGTACCTGTCGAGCATGACGCTGCCGGAGGTGGCGCAGCCGCACCTGGAGCGCCTGTCCGCGGACGTGCACGAGTCGAGCTCGGTCTCGGTGCTGGAGGGCACCGACATCGTCTACGTGGCGCGGGTGGCGGTGTCCCGCATCATGACGGTCAGCATCAACGTGGGCACCCGCTTCCCGGCGTACGCGACATCGATGGGGCACGTGCTGCTGGCGGGGCTCAGCGACGCGGAGCTGGAGGCGTACTTCGTGGTGGCGAGCCTCGACCGCCTGACCGAACGCACGGTCACCGCACCGGGCCGTCTGCGCGCGGAGCTGGCCAAGGTCACCACCCAGGGCTGGGCGATGGTCGACCAGGAGCTGGAGGAAGGCCTCCGCTCGGTGGCGGCCCCGATCCACAACCGCAAGGGCCGCGTGGTGGCGGCGGTCAACCTCTCGACGCACGCAAGCCGCACGACAGCGGAGTCGGTGGAGAAGAACCTGGTCCCCCCGCTGCTGGAGACGGCCCGCGCGATCGAAGCGGACCTGGCGGTCGGCGCTCCGAGCCGCGCCCATGGCTGA
- a CDS encoding nucleotidyltransferase family protein — MTAPPTPGAPAVAGLLLAAGAGRRFGGPKALAELDGEPLVLRALRTLAEAGCAPIRVVVGAAAGEVAALLPDPAQAVRAEDWETGMGASLKAGLAALETTEGPVAALVHLVDLPWVGPGILARVAAGASTETVARAAYDGVPGHPVLLGRRWWAEIADTAHGDRGARDWLATRTDLRLVECGDLGSGRDVDRRADLPGR; from the coding sequence ATGACCGCCCCGCCAACCCCCGGCGCCCCGGCGGTCGCCGGGCTCCTGCTCGCCGCCGGAGCGGGCCGCCGGTTCGGGGGCCCGAAGGCCCTCGCCGAACTCGACGGGGAACCTCTCGTTCTCCGCGCCCTGCGCACCCTCGCCGAGGCGGGCTGCGCCCCGATCCGCGTCGTCGTCGGTGCTGCCGCCGGCGAGGTGGCCGCGCTCCTGCCCGACCCCGCCCAAGCTGTCCGAGCCGAGGACTGGGAGACCGGCATGGGCGCTTCCCTGAAAGCCGGCCTGGCCGCGCTCGAGACCACCGAAGGCCCTGTCGCCGCGCTCGTTCACCTCGTCGACTTGCCCTGGGTCGGCCCCGGCATCCTCGCCCGCGTTGCCGCCGGCGCGTCCACCGAGACCGTCGCTCGCGCGGCCTACGACGGCGTCCCCGGCCACCCCGTCCTGCTCGGCCGGCGCTGGTGGGCCGAAATCGCCGACACCGCCCACGGCGACCGGGGCGCCCGCGACTGGCTCGCCACCCGCACCGACCTCCGGCTCGTCGAGTGCGGTGACCTCGGCAGCGGCCGGGACGTCGATCGGCGGGCCGACCTGCCCGGCCGGTGA
- a CDS encoding AAA family ATPase, with product MDSPEELAAALDVTGYLADDGLATAGFLALRMGRPLFCEGEPGTGKTSLALALATALGWPLIRLQCHEGIDAAQALYEWDFPRQLLHLRALEAAGDGHVDVETAERSLYTERFLLARPLLQALITAPCVLLVDEIDRADDEFEAFLLQLLDEHAVTIPEYGEVRAEHPPLVVLTSNRTREVHDALKRRCLYHWLEHPDLVREITILRRRIPQIGEVLARQIAEAVHRLREMDLLKPPGVAESLDWARALLTLRRDELDAATAARTLGAVLKYSEDLDRVRAKLDALFA from the coding sequence ATGGACTCGCCCGAAGAACTCGCCGCCGCGCTCGACGTGACCGGCTACCTCGCCGACGACGGGCTCGCGACCGCCGGGTTCCTCGCCCTGCGGATGGGCCGGCCGCTGTTCTGCGAGGGCGAACCGGGCACCGGCAAGACGTCACTCGCCCTCGCGCTGGCCACCGCGCTGGGCTGGCCGCTCATCCGCCTCCAGTGCCACGAGGGCATCGACGCCGCCCAGGCCCTCTACGAGTGGGACTTCCCGCGGCAGCTCCTGCACCTGCGCGCGCTGGAGGCCGCCGGTGACGGGCACGTCGACGTCGAGACCGCCGAGCGCTCGCTCTACACCGAGCGCTTCCTGCTGGCCCGGCCGCTGCTGCAGGCCCTGATCACCGCGCCGTGCGTGCTGCTGGTCGACGAGATCGACCGCGCCGACGACGAGTTCGAAGCCTTCCTCCTGCAACTGCTCGACGAACACGCCGTGACCATCCCCGAATACGGCGAGGTCCGCGCCGAGCACCCCCCGTTGGTGGTACTGACCTCGAACCGGACCCGGGAGGTGCATGACGCCCTCAAACGGCGGTGCCTCTACCATTGGCTCGAACACCCGGACCTGGTGCGGGAGATCACGATCCTGCGCCGTAGGATTCCGCAAATAGGTGAAGTTCTGGCTCGGCAGATCGCTGAAGCGGTGCATCGGCTCCGCGAAATGGACCTGCTGAAACCACCGGGAGTAGCGGAGTCACTCGATTGGGCGAGGGCTCTCTTGACTCTGCGGCGTGACGAGCTGGACGCGGCAACGGCGGCGCGGACGCTCGGGGCCGTCCTTAAATACAGCGAAGACCTCGACCGGGTCAGGGCCAAACTCGATGCCCTGTTCGCCTGA